The Zingiber officinale cultivar Zhangliang chromosome 9A, Zo_v1.1, whole genome shotgun sequence genome window below encodes:
- the LOC122020951 gene encoding putative germin-like protein 2-1, whose protein sequence is MAKILMVIAALLALQLATSRVVWASDPSPLQDFCVADNSSKVFVNGFVCKSMDDVKAEDFFTYGLDKPGNTINKLGSNIRAVNVNTIPGLNTLGISMARIDFAPRRLNPPHTHPRATEILTVLEGELYVGFVTSNIGQTNRLFTKILKKGDVFVFPQGLVHFQFNRGHTRATAIAALSSQNPGTLTIANAVFGSKPSISDEVLAKAFQVDRKIVDRLQAQFWMNNNN, encoded by the exons ATGGCTAAAATTCTTATGGTTATTGCTGCTCTCCTTGCTTTGCAATTGGCTACCTCTCGTGTAGTATGGGCATCTGATCCTAGTCCACTTCAAGACTTTTGTGTCGCCGATAACAGCTCCAAAG TGTTTGTCAATGGATTCGTTTGCAAGAGCATGGATGACGTGAAAGCCGAAGACTTCTTCACCTATGGCCTCGACAAGCCCGGCAACACCATAAACAAGCTAGGCTCCAACATCCGTGCAGTCAATGTGAATACAATTCCTGGGCTCAACACACTCGGCATCTCCATGGCTCGCATCGACTTCGCCCCTCGCAGACTCAACCCACCCCACACTCACCCTCGCGCCACTGAGATCCTCACCGTGCTAGAAGGAGAGCTCTATGTTGGCTTTGTGACATCCAACATCGGCCAAACCAATCGCCTTTTCACCAAGATTCTGAAGAAGGGCGATGTGTTTGTGTTCCCTCAAGGCCTTGTCCACTTCCAATTCAACCGTGGCCATACAAGAGCTACTGCAATCGCTGCTCTAAGTAGCCAAAACCCCGGTACCTTAACCATTGCAAATGCAGTTTTTGGCTCAAAACCCTCCATATCCGATGAAGTTCTCGCTAAGGCTTTCCAAGTGGATCGGAAGATTGTTGACCGACTCCAAGCTCAATTCTGGATGAATAACAACAATTAG